A single genomic interval of Candidatus Sulfotelmatobacter sp. harbors:
- the accD gene encoding acetyl-CoA carboxylase, carboxyltransferase subunit beta produces MAWFKRESGELDNSGEKTVRTEGLWVKCEGCRQIIWKKDLAENMNVCPKCDKHFRIDARTRLSLLLDDNQYETFDGDIGSTDPLKFVDLKPYSSRLKQAQEDTGLKDAIINAQGKLMGRPVVASVMEYAFIGGSMGAVVGEAITRAIERAAETRTPLIIVSASGGARMMEGVISLMQLAKISAALALLDKAKVPYISLLTDPTTGGVTASFAMLGDLNIAEPGALIGFAGPRVIEQTIRQKLPPGFQRSEFLLEHGMLDAVVPRKELKPYIARALEFMA; encoded by the coding sequence ATGGCTTGGTTTAAGCGCGAATCCGGTGAGCTCGACAACTCGGGGGAGAAAACCGTCCGGACCGAGGGGTTGTGGGTGAAGTGTGAGGGCTGCCGCCAGATTATCTGGAAAAAAGATCTGGCGGAGAACATGAACGTGTGTCCCAAATGCGACAAGCATTTCCGCATCGATGCTCGGACCCGGCTGTCTCTGCTGCTCGACGATAATCAATATGAAACCTTTGACGGCGACATCGGCTCGACCGATCCCTTGAAGTTCGTCGATCTCAAGCCCTATTCCTCGCGCCTGAAGCAGGCGCAGGAGGATACGGGCCTGAAAGACGCCATCATCAACGCGCAGGGCAAACTGATGGGGCGGCCCGTAGTGGCCAGCGTGATGGAGTATGCGTTCATCGGCGGCAGCATGGGAGCGGTAGTGGGTGAGGCGATTACGCGCGCGATCGAGCGCGCGGCTGAAACGCGTACGCCATTGATTATTGTGTCGGCCTCGGGCGGCGCCCGCATGATGGAAGGCGTGATCAGCCTGATGCAGCTGGCCAAGATCTCCGCCGCGCTGGCGCTTCTCGACAAAGCCAAAGTTCCCTACATCTCGCTGCTCACCGATCCGACCACCGGAGGCGTGACGGCCTCCTTCGCGATGCTGGGCGATTTGAACATCGCCGAACCGGGGGCCCTGATCGGCTTTGCCGGCCCACGGGTGATCGAACAGACCATCCGCCAGAAGCTTCCGCCCGGCTTCCAGCGAAGCGAATTCCTGCTGGAACATGGCATGCTCGACGCCGTCGTCCCGCGCAAGGAACTGAAGCCGTACATCGCAAGGGCGCTGGAGTTTATGGCGTAG
- a CDS encoding folylpolyglutamate synthase/dihydrofolate synthase family protein, protein MSYETALTRMYALGHELANTPSHKFDLEHMRVLLGAMNHPERAFPSVLIAGTNGKGSTAATVASILRASGLKTGLYTSPHLVSINERIRVDGEEISDDDFAGLHGKVDRVAEDLVEQRELPWHPSFFEMMTAIAFAHFARQQVEIAVLEVGMGGRLDATNVVEPLVSVIADISLDHQKFLGNTVGEIAREKVGIIRPGGVVVTLPQQPEANDVIGNTILDLGARGVSAVQYVPPVSPGSSRYLVSTEYRVPSTEKNSSNSEPGETNNATPRYRYPLQVMGKQILVETPLVGRHQLRNVALAIATAEKLNQQGFTGITASTIERGIRETKWPGRFQVLPAHAGWPEMVLDVAHNPAGAWALRSALSEHYDDRPLIFVFGAMRDKAISEMTEILFPLAHQVIATRPQNPRSASPQEIQQAASRTGAEIEPIDDVAEALERAGVGSASGAVIVVTGSMYLVGEVMRILGAV, encoded by the coding sequence ATGTCTTACGAAACCGCCCTAACTCGCATGTACGCGCTTGGCCACGAACTTGCGAACACGCCCTCGCACAAGTTTGATCTGGAGCACATGCGGGTATTGCTGGGGGCGATGAATCATCCTGAGCGGGCATTTCCCTCCGTGCTCATTGCAGGGACCAACGGAAAGGGCTCGACGGCGGCCACTGTGGCGTCGATTTTGCGCGCCTCTGGCTTGAAAACTGGACTGTACACATCGCCACATCTAGTGAGCATCAACGAACGCATTCGTGTCGACGGAGAGGAAATCAGTGACGACGATTTCGCCGGCTTGCATGGAAAAGTGGATCGAGTCGCCGAGGACCTGGTCGAGCAGCGAGAGCTGCCCTGGCATCCCAGCTTCTTCGAAATGATGACGGCGATCGCCTTCGCCCACTTCGCGCGGCAGCAGGTGGAGATTGCTGTCCTCGAAGTTGGCATGGGCGGCCGCCTTGATGCGACGAACGTCGTAGAACCACTGGTCAGCGTGATTGCCGACATCTCGCTCGACCATCAGAAATTTCTGGGCAACACGGTCGGCGAAATTGCGCGCGAAAAGGTGGGAATAATTCGTCCTGGCGGCGTGGTCGTGACGCTGCCGCAGCAACCTGAGGCTAACGACGTCATCGGGAACACGATTCTCGATCTCGGAGCGCGAGGGGTTAGCGCGGTACAGTATGTGCCACCGGTGTCGCCTGGTAGCAGTCGGTACCTGGTTTCGACCGAGTACCGGGTACCGAGTACTGAGAAAAATTCATCTAACTCCGAGCCCGGCGAGACCAATAACGCCACGCCTCGGTATCGGTATCCTTTGCAAGTTATGGGCAAGCAGATTCTGGTAGAGACGCCGCTCGTGGGCCGACATCAGTTGCGCAATGTGGCGCTGGCAATCGCAACGGCGGAGAAATTGAACCAACAAGGATTCACGGGAATCACCGCGTCTACAATTGAGCGCGGCATCCGAGAGACGAAGTGGCCGGGACGATTCCAGGTGTTACCTGCGCATGCCGGGTGGCCCGAGATGGTGCTCGATGTGGCGCACAACCCGGCGGGAGCGTGGGCCCTCCGCTCTGCCCTTTCGGAGCACTATGACGACCGTCCGCTGATTTTCGTTTTCGGAGCGATGCGTGACAAGGCAATCTCAGAGATGACTGAGATCCTGTTTCCTTTGGCGCACCAAGTGATTGCGACGCGGCCGCAGAATCCGAGGTCCGCATCGCCGCAGGAGATTCAGCAGGCCGCCAGCCGAACCGGCGCAGAAATTGAACCGATCGACGATGTGGCTGAGGCTCTGGAGCGGGCTGGTGTTGGTTCCGCATCGGGCGCCGTCATCGTTGTGACGGGGTCGATGTATCTGGTTGGCGAAGTGATGCGTATTCTCGGAGCCGTTTAG
- a CDS encoding lysophospholipid acyltransferase family protein, whose protein sequence is MKSSVDHSSIDHSSVDQAESSHVASGAVFSGQQVALLRRSPHAIAGLEYGWLSRLRSYLILDPLIWFYTLVMGLLAIPGGLFDRSGRRLHWFSHAWSWLIMKTIASPVRVTGLDKIDNSKPHVYAVNHASALDIPVLYTYLPFQFRIAFKKELLSYPVVGWQLKRSGQVCIDQQNPARSISSIRAALKGLKAGLPLVIYPEGGRTPDGEIKPFLAGAFFLAIKAQVDIVPVALVGTYELLPMNTYHIKCRPLEMRVGEPISTSGLTLRDLEGLSGKVQRAVEDLYYKT, encoded by the coding sequence GTGAAGTCATCCGTTGATCATTCATCCATCGATCATTCATCCGTCGATCAGGCGGAGAGCAGCCACGTGGCAAGCGGCGCTGTCTTTAGCGGGCAGCAAGTTGCCCTGCTGCGGCGAAGTCCCCACGCCATTGCGGGTCTCGAATATGGCTGGCTGAGCCGGCTGCGATCATATCTCATTCTCGATCCCTTGATATGGTTCTACACGCTGGTGATGGGACTGCTTGCCATCCCCGGAGGCCTTTTCGACCGTAGTGGACGCCGGCTGCACTGGTTCTCCCATGCATGGTCGTGGCTGATCATGAAGACGATTGCGTCGCCCGTGAGAGTTACGGGGCTCGACAAAATCGACAATTCCAAGCCGCACGTCTATGCGGTTAATCACGCATCGGCGCTCGATATTCCCGTTCTGTACACATATCTTCCTTTCCAGTTCCGGATTGCGTTCAAGAAAGAGCTGTTGTCGTATCCGGTGGTAGGCTGGCAGCTTAAGAGGTCGGGGCAGGTGTGCATCGATCAGCAGAATCCGGCGCGCTCCATCAGCAGCATTCGCGCGGCGTTAAAGGGACTGAAGGCAGGGCTGCCGCTGGTGATCTATCCCGAAGGCGGACGCACGCCGGATGGAGAAATCAAGCCGTTCCTGGCCGGAGCGTTTTTTCTCGCCATCAAGGCTCAGGTCGACATCGTTCCAGTCGCGCTCGTCGGAACCTATGAACTGCTGCCCATGAACACTTACCACATCAAGTGCCGTCCACTGGAAATGCGGGTAGGCGAGCCGATCTCGACCTCAGGGCTGACTCTGCGCGACTTGGAAGGGCTGTCGGGCAAGGTGCAGAGGGCCGTTGAGGACTTGTACTATAAGACTTAG
- a CDS encoding sigma-70 family RNA polymerase sigma factor, whose translation MKALKKEADERLLVEAAQQDPARFAELYEINFERVYAYVCKRVGNRTETEDLTAETFHQALANLKRFEWRGIPFAAWLFRIAANLISDRWQRSGREVADDAGHIESAAVSPAEIEEVERRATLFRLVDTLPAEQRNVVVLRFVEQKSIKEVAKEICKTEGAVKQLQFRALTSLRARMEGADA comes from the coding sequence TTGAAGGCTCTTAAGAAAGAAGCGGACGAGCGGCTTCTGGTCGAGGCTGCGCAGCAGGACCCCGCCCGCTTTGCCGAGCTTTACGAAATCAACTTTGAGCGCGTGTACGCCTACGTTTGCAAGCGGGTGGGAAACCGCACGGAAACCGAAGACCTGACGGCGGAGACGTTTCATCAGGCGCTGGCGAATTTGAAGCGGTTCGAATGGCGAGGGATTCCGTTTGCGGCGTGGTTATTCCGGATTGCAGCGAATTTGATTTCCGATCGTTGGCAGCGATCGGGTCGCGAGGTGGCGGACGATGCCGGTCATATCGAGTCGGCGGCGGTGAGTCCGGCGGAGATTGAAGAAGTTGAGCGGCGAGCCACCTTATTTCGCCTGGTGGACACGCTTCCGGCCGAGCAGCGGAACGTGGTAGTGCTGCGATTTGTGGAACAGAAAAGCATTAAAGAAGTGGCGAAGGAGATTTGTAAGACTGAGGGTGCGGTGAAGCAGCTACAGTTTCGCGCGCTGACCAGTTTGCGCGCGCGCATGGAGGGTGCCGATGCCTAA
- a CDS encoding VOC family protein, whose amino-acid sequence MPKRSLNPGSGDSKRVEKKKIDQLNKAVETMLSRADGKAPKVDAGIAPLVRIAAELRNLPNARFKARLMSELKQSDLRKSEFGGRNRMSTVAEPVTAVRTTASPRLAFRDPAKAIEFYKKALGAKEVFRFEVGGDIPHAELKIGDSSINVTGEWPEGGRFSAETLGHSPISLVINIPDVDAFAERATAAGMKIVLPPKDQFYGHRDVTMADPFGYTWNAFTVTEEMSVEEMRRRMKGLHEGPEGGQMPAQGEARKGVNPVPRGFRRVTPYLVAQDGPALLDFAKQALGAEEMMRAMTGTGVHGEVRIGDSMLMIGGGIPGVEFPATLHPNALHVYVKDVDAVYKSALAAGATKLQEPADQEYGERSGSVKDRAGNHWYLATRLKGNYKWEGAPDVQPYLHPLRAEPVINFLKRAFEAEEVGPRHASPDGVVHHMMFKIGDSFMEMGEAQGPYQPLKAMFYLYVPDCDALYRRALAAGAKSLHEPTDQPYGDRNSAVTDAFGNTWYIATHVKDVNM is encoded by the coding sequence ATGCCTAAGCGCTCTCTGAATCCGGGAAGTGGCGACAGCAAGCGGGTCGAAAAGAAAAAGATCGACCAGCTGAACAAAGCGGTCGAGACGATGCTGTCTCGGGCCGACGGCAAGGCTCCGAAGGTAGACGCGGGCATCGCGCCCCTGGTGCGCATCGCGGCGGAATTGCGCAATCTGCCGAATGCACGTTTCAAGGCACGATTGATGTCCGAACTAAAGCAGTCCGACTTAAGAAAATCTGAATTCGGAGGAAGAAATCGTATGTCTACCGTAGCCGAACCCGTTACTGCCGTCCGCACCACTGCGTCGCCACGGCTGGCGTTCCGAGATCCAGCCAAAGCGATTGAGTTCTACAAGAAGGCCCTGGGCGCGAAGGAGGTTTTCCGTTTCGAAGTCGGAGGGGATATCCCGCACGCTGAATTGAAGATCGGCGACTCGTCCATCAACGTGACTGGAGAATGGCCTGAAGGCGGCCGCTTCAGCGCCGAAACCCTGGGCCACTCTCCCATCTCGCTCGTGATCAACATTCCAGACGTGGATGCGTTCGCCGAGCGCGCGACCGCCGCCGGGATGAAAATTGTCCTTCCTCCTAAAGACCAGTTTTACGGCCACCGCGACGTGACTATGGCCGATCCGTTCGGCTACACCTGGAATGCATTTACGGTGACCGAAGAAATGTCGGTTGAAGAGATGCGTCGCCGGATGAAGGGCCTGCACGAAGGACCTGAAGGCGGACAGATGCCTGCGCAAGGCGAAGCGCGAAAGGGCGTGAACCCGGTTCCGCGCGGCTTCCGCAGGGTCACACCGTATCTGGTCGCCCAGGATGGCCCGGCGCTGCTCGACTTCGCTAAGCAAGCGCTCGGCGCGGAAGAGATGATGCGGGCGATGACCGGAACCGGAGTGCACGGCGAAGTCCGCATCGGCGATTCCATGCTGATGATCGGCGGGGGCATTCCGGGCGTAGAGTTTCCCGCAACGCTTCATCCTAATGCGCTGCACGTTTACGTCAAAGATGTGGATGCGGTCTACAAGAGCGCGCTGGCGGCGGGGGCGACGAAGCTGCAAGAACCGGCGGACCAGGAGTATGGCGAACGTTCGGGCAGCGTGAAGGACCGGGCGGGCAATCACTGGTACCTGGCCACGCGCTTGAAGGGAAACTACAAGTGGGAAGGCGCCCCTGACGTGCAGCCGTATTTGCATCCGCTGCGCGCCGAGCCGGTAATCAACTTCCTGAAGCGCGCCTTCGAAGCCGAGGAGGTCGGGCCGCGCCATGCGTCACCCGACGGCGTGGTACACCACATGATGTTCAAGATCGGCGATTCGTTCATGGAGATGGGCGAGGCGCAGGGACCGTACCAGCCTCTGAAGGCGATGTTCTATCTCTACGTACCCGATTGCGATGCGCTCTATCGCCGCGCGCTCGCGGCGGGAGCGAAATCCCTCCACGAGCCCACCGATCAGCCCTACGGCGACCGCAACTCGGCAGTGACGGACGCGTTCGGGAACACGTGGTACATCGCGACGCACGTGAAAGACGTGAATATGTAA
- a CDS encoding sigma 54-interacting transcriptional regulator, whose protein sequence is MSFEEIVGESPALHRVLTDAQKVATTDSTVLILGETGTGKELIAQAIHRMSLRKAASFIKLNCAALPAGLLESELFGYEKGAFTHAVNRKIGRLELANNGTLFLDEIGDLPLELQPKLLRVLQDREFERLGATRTIHVDVRLIAATNWDLAKRAAQERFRSDLFYRLSVFPIRIPALRERPEDIPLLVKHFVKKFSRQMNRKIETIPDEQMNAITKWKWPGNVRELEHFIERSVILSDSSVLSAPIEELGGFSALDREPTSLRSVRREYIIKVLRETGGVISGPRGAAVRLGLKRTTLQSIMQRLAITPKDYQD, encoded by the coding sequence ATGAGTTTCGAAGAAATTGTGGGCGAAAGCCCCGCGCTGCACCGGGTACTAACTGATGCGCAAAAGGTCGCCACGACCGACTCGACCGTTTTGATCCTCGGAGAAACGGGAACCGGCAAGGAGCTAATCGCCCAGGCGATTCACCGGATGAGTTTGCGCAAAGCCGCAAGCTTCATAAAGCTTAATTGTGCGGCTCTCCCCGCCGGCCTGCTCGAAAGTGAATTGTTCGGCTATGAGAAGGGAGCTTTCACCCACGCCGTCAACCGGAAGATCGGCCGCCTCGAATTAGCCAACAACGGAACTCTTTTCCTGGATGAGATTGGAGATCTTCCACTGGAACTCCAGCCCAAGCTACTCCGCGTCTTGCAGGATCGGGAGTTCGAACGCCTCGGGGCCACGCGCACCATTCACGTGGATGTACGACTGATTGCCGCCACCAACTGGGATTTAGCAAAAAGAGCTGCCCAGGAACGTTTTCGCAGCGACCTGTTTTATCGTCTGAGCGTATTCCCCATCCGCATACCCGCCCTGCGCGAACGCCCCGAAGATATTCCACTTCTCGTAAAGCATTTTGTGAAGAAGTTTTCGCGGCAAATGAACAGGAAGATCGAAACCATTCCCGACGAACAGATGAATGCTATAACGAAGTGGAAATGGCCCGGAAATGTAAGGGAACTCGAGCACTTCATTGAACGCTCCGTGATACTGAGCGATAGTTCTGTACTCAGTGCGCCGATCGAGGAGTTAGGCGGGTTCTCTGCCTTGGATAGAGAACCCACCAGCTTGAGGTCGGTGCGACGCGAGTACATTATCAAAGTACTGCGGGAAACCGGTGGAGTGATCTCCGGACCTCGGGGCGCGGCTGTGCGCCTGGGATTGAAGCGGACAACGCTGCAATCGATTATGCAGCGGTTAGCCATCACTCCCAAGGATTACCAGGATTGA
- a CDS encoding response regulator, which yields MIAVIGVDQSVRSRLEPLVKALALEAVYFRSSGEFISSGRMRDARCIVVDAHISGMGGRQLQSHLASSGRYIPMIFITSTKDLKAREEALRSGALDILRKPDGESAFIRELASALRPGASDTKK from the coding sequence ATGATCGCAGTAATCGGCGTGGACCAATCGGTCCGTTCCAGGCTCGAGCCGCTGGTGAAAGCGCTGGCGCTGGAAGCCGTGTATTTCAGATCCTCCGGCGAATTTATCAGTTCGGGTCGTATGCGGGACGCGAGGTGCATTGTTGTGGATGCACACATCTCGGGGATGGGAGGTCGTCAACTCCAGAGCCATCTGGCTTCCTCCGGCCGGTACATTCCCATGATTTTCATCACTTCCACCAAAGATCTGAAAGCTCGGGAAGAGGCGCTGCGTTCGGGTGCGCTGGACATCCTGCGGAAGCCCGATGGGGAGAGCGCCTTCATACGAGAGCTTGCCTCAGCGTTGAGACCCGGAGCCAGCGATACGAAGAAATGA
- a CDS encoding helix-turn-helix domain-containing protein, with protein MSLADAAGNRVGSSSEELSYVDCLGPLHVDCIDYVVREGQMIPGTEDVADSWRRCLTANHLDPNNSLAPEIITENEIKVSTEPLHNLIFHAQDEIDRLYAIVGPQDYVVLLCNRDGVAIHHRGDESKAEAFKYWGIWLGGVWSEEVEGTNGIGTCIAEQRPEMVHRGQHFRTRHTELSCAGAPIFDPLGRLTAVLDTSSMDPKTSEQSLSLVMAATKVSARGIEERMFREHFRSAWNVAAAPSGVTDSAVLLAVDNDQRILGADQMARRLLGLNDEALNRGKALSSVFEYNPSLFRAKWMRDIPARLLKTGANDLNTGTIEPWNVLITRPVAGWWSQTEALIHFRPRIDMLANLPAPITPKNYGGLSPATANRIREYIDSHLQENIALEVLAGIAQLSVHHFAREFRQSVGVSPHSYIVRRRVERAKELLRTTDLSLSEIANASGFADQSHFTRHFRRLTGISPGLARRHNGKNN; from the coding sequence GTGAGTTTGGCCGATGCCGCGGGGAACCGCGTGGGTTCCTCCTCGGAAGAACTGTCCTACGTCGATTGCCTTGGACCGTTACACGTCGATTGCATCGACTACGTCGTTCGCGAAGGCCAGATGATTCCTGGTACCGAGGATGTAGCCGATTCCTGGCGCCGTTGTCTGACCGCGAATCATCTTGATCCCAACAATTCCCTCGCCCCCGAAATCATCACAGAGAATGAAATCAAAGTTTCAACAGAGCCCCTGCACAATCTTATTTTCCATGCTCAGGACGAAATCGATCGGCTTTACGCCATCGTTGGACCACAAGACTATGTCGTCCTGTTATGCAACCGGGACGGCGTCGCGATTCACCACCGCGGGGATGAGTCCAAGGCTGAAGCTTTCAAATATTGGGGAATCTGGCTGGGTGGAGTCTGGTCGGAGGAAGTTGAAGGGACCAACGGCATTGGAACCTGCATTGCCGAGCAGCGCCCTGAGATGGTGCATCGAGGTCAACATTTTCGGACTCGGCATACCGAACTGAGCTGTGCTGGCGCCCCGATTTTCGATCCTCTCGGCAGACTAACCGCGGTCCTCGATACTTCCTCGATGGACCCGAAGACTAGCGAGCAGTCGCTTTCTCTAGTCATGGCTGCCACAAAAGTATCCGCTCGCGGAATCGAGGAACGCATGTTTCGCGAACATTTTCGGTCCGCGTGGAACGTCGCCGCCGCGCCTAGCGGAGTCACCGATTCCGCTGTGCTGCTCGCGGTGGACAATGACCAACGAATCCTGGGCGCGGATCAGATGGCTCGCCGTCTCCTGGGTCTCAACGATGAAGCATTGAACAGAGGTAAGGCTCTATCGTCCGTATTCGAGTACAATCCCTCGCTTTTTCGCGCCAAATGGATGCGAGATATTCCGGCTCGTCTACTTAAAACAGGAGCTAATGATCTCAATACGGGAACTATTGAGCCGTGGAACGTCTTGATCACGCGTCCGGTTGCGGGCTGGTGGTCTCAGACGGAGGCGTTGATTCATTTTCGGCCAAGGATCGACATGCTGGCAAACCTGCCGGCCCCAATTACTCCGAAGAACTACGGGGGCCTCTCACCCGCGACTGCCAATCGCATCCGCGAATACATCGATTCCCATTTGCAGGAAAATATAGCTCTCGAAGTGCTGGCCGGAATCGCGCAGTTGTCAGTTCATCATTTTGCTCGTGAGTTTCGACAATCGGTTGGAGTATCGCCTCACAGTTATATCGTGCGAAGACGGGTCGAGCGCGCCAAGGAACTGTTACGCACCACAGATCTTTCACTGTCGGAAATTGCGAATGCGTCAGGCTTCGCAGATCAAAGTCACTTTACGCGCCACTTTCGAAGACTGACTGGCATCTCTCCTGGCTTGGCGCGACGGCACAATGGTAAAAATAATTGA
- the thrS gene encoding threonine--tRNA ligase: MAESIHVKLPDGSVKEVPKGTTALEIAKSISPRLADAALAAKTNGDLIDLTRPLEKDTDLRLLTEKDPEALEVFRHSSAHLLAAAVLELFPETKLGHGPATESGFFYDFYRPTPFTPEDLEKIEKKMQELVQQNLPYAREFLPRDQGLAEFKKEGDFMKCHFIEQFTRPDEKISIYRTGKFTDFCRGPHIPSTGKIKAFKLFNIAGAYWLGDEKNQQLQRIYGTSFYSKKDLDEYLKHLEETKKRDHRVIGQQLDLFSIQELAGPGLIFWHPKGGIIRKEMEDWMREQYLKRGYSLVYTPHVARRQLFYTSGHEGYYSQNMFSAMELDDAEYRLKPMNCPGHILIYKDSLKSYRDLPVRLGELGTVYRYERSGVMHGLLRVRGFTQDDSHIFCAPEQTEDEVGNCLDFALDVLKDYGFEKYQTELSTWNPEDRKNFVGSEEQWIHATQSLETVLKKRNIEYKTIPGEAAFYGPKIDIKLVDALGRLWQLSTVQVDFNLPQRFGLEYVAEDGSRKQPVMVHRALYGSIERFFGVLIEHYAGAFPVWLSPVQAVMIPISERHAEYAHKVAAQLKAIGVRVEVDARNEKMNAKIREHAMQKVPFLLVVGDKEAEAGKVNVRTRGKEKTEDMAAAEFVEKIRKLIAEKSAGGD; encoded by the coding sequence ATGGCTGAAAGCATTCATGTGAAGCTCCCGGATGGGAGCGTGAAAGAAGTTCCCAAGGGCACGACTGCGCTCGAGATTGCGAAGTCGATTAGTCCGCGGCTGGCGGATGCGGCGCTGGCGGCCAAAACCAACGGCGATCTCATCGATCTGACCCGGCCTCTGGAGAAAGATACCGATCTGCGCCTGCTCACCGAAAAAGATCCCGAGGCGCTGGAAGTGTTTCGGCATTCGTCGGCGCATCTGCTGGCGGCGGCGGTGCTCGAACTTTTTCCTGAGACCAAGCTCGGCCACGGACCTGCAACGGAATCCGGATTCTTCTACGACTTCTACCGGCCGACTCCATTCACGCCGGAAGATCTGGAAAAGATCGAAAAGAAGATGCAGGAACTGGTGCAGCAGAACCTGCCTTATGCGCGCGAGTTTCTGCCTCGCGACCAAGGGCTGGCCGAATTCAAAAAAGAAGGCGACTTCATGAAATGCCATTTCATCGAGCAATTCACCAGGCCCGATGAAAAGATTTCTATTTATCGCACCGGCAAGTTCACCGACTTCTGCCGCGGGCCGCACATTCCGTCGACGGGAAAGATCAAGGCGTTCAAGCTGTTTAACATTGCCGGCGCGTACTGGCTGGGGGACGAGAAGAATCAGCAGTTGCAGCGCATTTACGGGACTTCGTTTTATTCCAAGAAAGATCTCGACGAATATTTGAAGCACCTCGAAGAGACCAAGAAGCGCGACCATCGCGTGATTGGGCAGCAGCTTGATTTGTTTTCGATTCAGGAGCTGGCCGGGCCGGGCCTGATTTTCTGGCATCCCAAGGGCGGGATTATTCGCAAAGAGATGGAAGACTGGATGCGCGAGCAGTATTTGAAGCGCGGTTATTCACTGGTCTACACGCCGCATGTGGCGCGGCGGCAGCTGTTCTATACGTCAGGGCATGAGGGTTATTACTCGCAGAATATGTTTTCCGCCATGGAACTCGACGACGCCGAATACCGGCTGAAGCCGATGAACTGTCCGGGACACATCCTGATTTACAAAGATTCGCTGAAATCGTATCGCGACCTGCCGGTGCGGCTGGGCGAACTGGGAACGGTGTATCGCTACGAGCGTTCCGGCGTGATGCACGGGTTGTTACGGGTTCGAGGTTTTACCCAAGATGATTCGCACATTTTCTGCGCTCCGGAGCAGACGGAAGATGAGGTTGGCAACTGTCTCGATTTTGCGCTTGATGTGTTGAAGGATTACGGCTTCGAGAAATATCAGACCGAGCTTTCCACGTGGAATCCGGAGGACCGCAAGAATTTTGTGGGCAGCGAAGAACAATGGATCCATGCGACGCAATCGCTCGAGACGGTGCTTAAGAAACGGAATATCGAATACAAAACTATTCCGGGGGAAGCGGCGTTTTACGGGCCGAAGATTGACATTAAGCTGGTGGACGCGCTCGGCCGGCTCTGGCAGCTTTCGACAGTGCAGGTGGACTTCAATTTGCCGCAGCGATTCGGCCTGGAATATGTGGCCGAAGATGGATCGCGCAAGCAGCCGGTGATGGTGCATCGCGCGCTGTACGGCTCGATCGAGCGCTTCTTCGGCGTGTTGATCGAGCACTACGCGGGCGCGTTTCCGGTATGGCTATCGCCGGTGCAGGCGGTGATGATCCCCATCAGCGAACGTCATGCGGAGTATGCGCACAAAGTCGCAGCGCAGCTGAAAGCGATCGGCGTGCGCGTCGAGGTCGACGCCCGCAACGAAAAGATGAATGCCAAGATCCGCGAACACGCGATGCAGAAAGTGCCGTTCTTACTTGTGGTCGGTGATAAAGAGGCCGAGGCGGGGAAGGTGAACGTGCGGACGCGCGGGAAAGAGAAGACCGAGGACATGGCGGCGGCGGAGTTCGTGGAGAAGATTCGGAAGCTGATTGCGGAGAAGAGCGCGGGGGGCGATTGA
- a CDS encoding type II toxin-antitoxin system PemK/MazF family toxin: protein MAARIARGDIRLFQFAPPDKKRPVVVLTRGSAIGYLSTVTVAPITSSIRGVPSEVVLDEEDGMKAPCAVNLHNAITVSQERLGKRVAQLRSLRMIEICAALRFSLGCDLS, encoded by the coding sequence ATGGCCGCAAGAATAGCGCGAGGGGATATTCGCCTCTTTCAGTTTGCTCCGCCTGACAAGAAAAGACCCGTGGTCGTTCTTACTCGTGGTAGTGCAATCGGGTATTTGTCGACCGTCACCGTCGCCCCGATTACCTCCTCGATTCGTGGCGTCCCGTCTGAAGTAGTACTGGATGAGGAGGACGGCATGAAGGCGCCTTGCGCGGTGAACTTGCACAATGCGATCACGGTTTCTCAGGAGCGCCTGGGAAAGCGCGTCGCTCAGCTCAGGTCGTTGAGAATGATCGAAATCTGCGCTGCCTTGAGATTCTCCCTCGGCTGCGATCTCAGTTAA